A DNA window from Ensifer sp. WSM1721 contains the following coding sequences:
- the rfaE2 gene encoding D-glycero-beta-D-manno-heptose 1-phosphate adenylyltransferase translates to MFASKMRHTDFSGAAILVVGDLMLDRYRYGSVSRISPEAPVPVLLAKREMSMLGGAGNVVANAVALGGRCGLISIIGDDDAGRECESLLSSLPRCKAELVVDRGRRTTTKTRFVSGSQQLLRCDEEDLHAFDGTITERLIYAFEQAVGEYQVVALSDYGKGVLHDAVLRHIMQKSRALSIPVIVDPKRKDFSSYEGASVIKPNRSELSAATNYPCVTADECEIAARHLSSITGADILVTMSEQGMVLYERGKPAVHSHATTTEVFDVSGAGDTALAVFCSALAVHYSKEQATFLANAAAGAVVRKLGTAVLSPEELNRELNRINQPLVEVICNLETAKEQVAHWKQEGLSVGFTNGCFDIVHAGHIELLRQAAEKCDRLVVGLNSDASVSRLKGPQRPIQPAASRAAVLAALQHVDMVVVFEDDTPFKLIEALRPTDLIKGADYTEDKVVGADVVKQHGGRVHLIELVPGLSTTRAVERIRAYSA, encoded by the coding sequence ATGTTTGCATCCAAAATGCGGCATACAGATTTTAGCGGCGCAGCTATTTTAGTGGTGGGCGATTTGATGCTCGACCGTTATCGATACGGCTCAGTTTCACGGATATCTCCGGAGGCCCCTGTTCCGGTCCTGCTTGCAAAACGCGAAATGTCGATGCTGGGAGGAGCCGGCAACGTGGTGGCAAATGCAGTTGCGCTAGGAGGCAGATGCGGCTTGATAAGCATCATAGGTGACGATGATGCCGGCCGTGAATGTGAGTCCTTGCTTTCCTCTTTGCCGAGATGCAAGGCCGAACTCGTAGTTGACCGCGGGCGTCGGACAACGACCAAAACGCGTTTCGTGAGTGGGAGTCAGCAGCTTCTGAGGTGTGATGAGGAAGACCTGCACGCATTCGATGGAACGATTACTGAGCGGCTGATTTATGCTTTTGAGCAAGCCGTCGGAGAATATCAGGTTGTTGCCCTTTCGGACTATGGAAAGGGCGTACTCCACGACGCGGTTCTGCGTCATATAATGCAGAAATCTCGAGCCTTATCGATTCCGGTAATCGTCGATCCCAAGCGGAAGGATTTCTCCTCCTATGAAGGGGCCAGCGTGATAAAGCCGAATCGGTCGGAGCTATCGGCCGCCACGAATTATCCTTGTGTGACCGCGGACGAATGCGAGATAGCTGCGCGGCATCTCTCGTCGATCACAGGTGCAGACATATTGGTTACGATGTCTGAGCAGGGGATGGTGTTATACGAGAGAGGGAAACCGGCTGTTCATTCACATGCCACCACAACCGAGGTTTTCGACGTTTCCGGTGCCGGTGATACTGCGCTAGCGGTCTTTTGTTCGGCGCTTGCGGTTCATTACTCGAAGGAGCAGGCGACCTTCCTTGCCAACGCGGCTGCTGGTGCTGTTGTGCGTAAATTGGGAACCGCTGTTTTGTCCCCCGAAGAGCTTAACAGGGAGCTGAACCGCATTAACCAGCCGCTGGTCGAAGTGATTTGCAATCTGGAGACTGCTAAGGAGCAGGTGGCGCATTGGAAACAAGAAGGTCTTTCGGTGGGCTTCACAAACGGTTGCTTCGACATAGTTCACGCCGGACACATAGAGCTCCTGAGACAAGCGGCGGAAAAGTGCGATCGACTTGTTGTAGGCTTAAACAGCGACGCGTCGGTATCGCGCTTGAAAGGCCCCCAGAGGCCGATTCAACCAGCGGCTTCACGAGCTGCTGTCTTGGCCGCACTGCAGCACGTCGACATGGTCGTCGTCTTCGAGGATGATACACCTTTTAAGCTGATCGAGGCGTTGAGGCCAACCGACCTGATCAAAGGCGCGGACTACACCGAGGACAAGGTCGTGGGAGCGGATGTTGTCAAGCAACATGGAGGCAGGGTCCACCTTATCGAATTAGTGCCGGGATTGTCTACCACTCGCGCGGTCGAGCGGATTAGAGCGTATAGCGCCTAG
- a CDS encoding polysaccharide biosynthesis/export family protein: MKRVTALLLCTALAGCQAVPGEGPLATDIVADAGQSGAQIGRKNATVFDIVDVDGQSARLVSDYVATTLSRRFGIGGGVGQVVIGVGDQLKVTIFEAGSDGLFSTTESKQTSIDLVVQPDGKAAIPYVGSVRFAGLTLEQARQAILDALKQKAVEPDVIVTSTSTASRIVTVSGAVGRPSVVPLNLVSETINEVIAKAGGPAAQPYETYVTLVRGKKTGTVLLKSIIANPSENIHVKPGDQIFVTRDPRTFTILGQVRANQRVEFGSNDLNLLEAVALAGGGADQTVDAKGYFVFRYEEPDIVMSLLGQERFHTLLSKGMKADSVGRYPIVYRFNMTNPDSLIVGQTFPIKNRDVIYASRHPSVDIAKFLEFVAQPIGVASSGVSIANSATD; the protein is encoded by the coding sequence GTGAAACGAGTGACTGCCCTTTTGCTTTGTACCGCGCTTGCGGGATGTCAAGCCGTACCGGGCGAGGGCCCTCTGGCAACCGATATCGTCGCAGACGCCGGCCAATCCGGTGCACAGATCGGCAGAAAGAACGCCACGGTGTTCGATATCGTCGACGTTGACGGCCAATCGGCGCGGCTCGTTTCCGATTATGTCGCCACCACGCTCAGCCGCCGCTTCGGCATCGGCGGCGGTGTCGGCCAGGTGGTGATCGGCGTCGGCGACCAGTTGAAGGTGACGATCTTCGAGGCCGGCAGCGACGGCCTGTTTTCCACAACGGAATCGAAGCAGACGAGCATCGACCTGGTCGTCCAGCCCGACGGCAAGGCGGCGATCCCCTATGTCGGCTCGGTGCGCTTTGCCGGCCTGACGCTGGAACAGGCGCGGCAGGCAATCCTCGACGCGCTGAAACAGAAGGCGGTGGAGCCGGACGTGATCGTGACGTCGACGTCGACGGCCTCGCGCATCGTCACCGTTTCCGGCGCCGTCGGTCGTCCCTCGGTGGTGCCGCTCAACCTCGTCAGCGAAACGATCAACGAGGTCATCGCCAAGGCCGGCGGCCCGGCGGCGCAGCCCTACGAGACCTATGTCACGCTCGTGCGCGGCAAGAAGACCGGCACGGTCCTCTTGAAATCGATCATCGCCAACCCGTCGGAAAACATCCACGTCAAGCCGGGCGACCAGATCTTCGTCACCCGCGACCCGCGCACCTTCACGATCTTAGGCCAGGTCCGGGCCAATCAGCGCGTCGAGTTCGGCTCCAACGACCTGAACCTGCTCGAAGCGGTAGCGCTTGCCGGCGGCGGCGCCGACCAGACGGTCGACGCGAAGGGCTACTTCGTCTTCCGCTACGAGGAGCCGGATATCGTCATGAGCCTGCTCGGGCAGGAGCGTTTCCATACGCTGCTGAGCAAGGGCATGAAGGCCGACAGCGTCGGCCGCTATCCAATCGTCTACCGCTTCAACATGACCAATCCGGACAGCCTGATCGTCGGTCAGACATTCCCGATCAAGAACCGCGACGTGATCTACGCCTCCCGCCATCCTTCGGTCGATATCGCGAAGTTCCTAGAATTTGTCGCCCAGCCGATAGGTGTCGCAAGTTCGGGCGTAAGCATTGCGAACAGTGCCACCGACTAG
- a CDS encoding AGE family epimerase/isomerase, translating into MLDVIIGWLNDHAIPRMANEGTDWLKGGYAERFDWSGKRFDPGFKRVRVTARQIYAFSHAALGGAPEALRAAEHGMQFLLRKAKLSNGLFASKLSTDGTCLDATADLYDLAFVLFALAWWYRLTDDAAALRVAEETLSALRRELRHPSQRGFLHRSGEGAPYQQNPHMHLLEASIFLAAFSDRDIFHTLARELFDLAAGTFFDPETETLAEFYGEGWRRPDDSGSVIVEPGHHFEWCWLLSRYTALTGDKSALGIAEKLFSFAERHGFDTETGLILDAVDTAGRVLKADFRSWPNLEYVKAIVAMQEIYPNDDRFSDERLDEAVQRVFTYFLRPKRSEKASVPEGLWVDYLHGKDFSPKVDHIPVSTFYHLSFAFMEVTRRRTGRDMFSGLPW; encoded by the coding sequence ATGCTTGACGTCATTATAGGCTGGCTAAACGATCACGCTATTCCACGTATGGCCAATGAGGGCACAGATTGGTTAAAAGGGGGTTATGCCGAGCGCTTCGACTGGAGCGGTAAGCGTTTCGATCCGGGTTTCAAGCGTGTACGGGTTACGGCGAGACAGATTTACGCCTTTTCTCATGCCGCCTTAGGTGGTGCGCCTGAAGCTTTGCGGGCAGCCGAGCACGGCATGCAGTTTCTTTTGCGCAAGGCCAAGCTGAGCAACGGTTTATTCGCGTCCAAACTATCAACGGATGGAACCTGCCTGGATGCGACTGCTGATCTCTATGATTTGGCATTCGTCCTCTTCGCGCTAGCGTGGTGGTATCGATTGACGGACGATGCGGCGGCGCTTCGTGTAGCAGAAGAGACACTGAGCGCTCTTCGCCGTGAGCTTCGTCATCCGTCGCAACGCGGTTTCCTCCATCGATCCGGTGAGGGCGCGCCTTATCAACAGAACCCGCACATGCATCTATTGGAAGCCTCCATTTTTCTCGCCGCATTCAGCGATCGGGATATCTTTCACACATTGGCGAGGGAACTTTTCGACCTCGCGGCTGGGACCTTCTTCGATCCCGAGACAGAGACGCTCGCGGAGTTTTATGGTGAAGGGTGGAGGCGGCCCGATGATTCGGGCTCGGTTATTGTGGAGCCCGGTCATCATTTCGAGTGGTGCTGGCTACTAAGCCGCTACACTGCACTCACAGGTGACAAGTCGGCTTTGGGAATAGCCGAGAAATTGTTTTCGTTCGCCGAGCGTCACGGTTTTGACACTGAGACCGGCCTAATTCTCGACGCTGTCGACACCGCGGGTCGTGTGCTGAAAGCAGATTTTCGTTCATGGCCCAACCTTGAATACGTCAAAGCCATAGTTGCCATGCAGGAGATTTACCCCAACGATGATCGTTTCTCTGATGAGAGGCTCGACGAAGCGGTTCAGCGTGTTTTTACTTACTTCCTACGCCCTAAAAGGTCGGAAAAGGCGTCCGTGCCGGAGGGACTGTGGGTGGATTACCTTCACGGAAAGGACTTTTCCCCAAAGGTTGATCACATTCCGGTTTCAACCTTTTACCACCTATCCTTTGCGTTTATGGAGGTAACCCGACGCCGCACTGGCCGGGACATGTTCTCCGGTCTTCCGTGGTGA
- the rfaD gene encoding ADP-glyceromanno-heptose 6-epimerase yields the protein MILVTGGAGFIGSNVVEALSETRVVAICDWFGSDDKWKNVRNASVEDFVLPSDLPDWLARRGDSLSGIIHMGAISATTERDVDRIIVNNLQLSRSLWDFAAAREIPFIYASSAATYGNGEQGFIDRSDWEYLATLRPLNPYGWSKLAFDRQVLGIASRDLPAPPKWAGLKFFNVYGPREGHKGGMRSVPYSNYDTLRRGEPLRLFKSERSDYEHGGQKRDFVYVGDCVQTIIWMLDNEFKSDLYNVGTGRAETWLDVARAMFAAMDREPQIEFIDMPESLRGRYQYMTEASMSKLAAVGCPIPATSLRDGVAATYRYLEAESADC from the coding sequence ATGATATTGGTTACAGGGGGCGCCGGCTTTATCGGCTCAAATGTAGTCGAGGCACTCTCAGAAACGCGTGTAGTGGCAATATGTGACTGGTTTGGTAGCGACGATAAATGGAAGAACGTGCGGAATGCCTCTGTAGAGGATTTCGTCCTGCCCAGCGATCTGCCCGATTGGCTCGCCCGCCGGGGGGATTCCCTCAGCGGAATCATTCACATGGGTGCAATAAGTGCCACTACTGAACGCGACGTCGATCGTATAATCGTTAATAACCTGCAACTTAGTCGATCGCTTTGGGACTTTGCTGCAGCCAGGGAAATCCCGTTCATATACGCCTCTTCAGCGGCAACATACGGCAATGGCGAGCAGGGGTTTATTGATCGCAGCGATTGGGAATATCTTGCTACCTTGCGTCCACTTAACCCATATGGCTGGAGCAAGTTGGCGTTCGACCGGCAAGTGCTGGGAATCGCCAGCCGAGATTTGCCTGCGCCTCCCAAATGGGCCGGGCTAAAATTCTTCAACGTCTATGGCCCGCGTGAAGGTCATAAAGGAGGCATGCGCTCTGTTCCTTACAGCAACTATGACACTCTGCGCAGAGGCGAGCCGTTGCGGCTGTTTAAATCCGAGCGGTCCGACTACGAGCATGGCGGACAAAAACGCGACTTTGTGTACGTCGGAGATTGTGTTCAGACGATAATCTGGATGCTGGATAACGAGTTTAAGAGCGACCTTTACAACGTCGGTACCGGGCGCGCTGAAACGTGGCTGGACGTTGCTCGCGCCATGTTCGCAGCGATGGATCGCGAGCCACAGATAGAATTTATCGATATGCCGGAGTCGTTGAGAGGCCGCTATCAGTATATGACGGAGGCATCCATGTCGAAGTTGGCTGCGGTTGGCTGCCCAATTCCGGCCACCAGCTTACGCGATGGAGTGGCGGCAACTTATCGCTATCTAGAGGCGGAGTCCGCGGATTGCTGA
- a CDS encoding HAD-IIIA family hydrolase, whose protein sequence is MCDIVLSEWKLFYRDSPTSSSACPAIFLDRDGVIIEDVSYISDPEDVRLIAGVAKTIENFRSAGFKVVVVTNQSGVARGYFNREAYLLVEGRIRELLGSNAPDAVYACPFHRDGHAPYNVDHSWRKPGDGMLRTAAVDLNLDLSKSIMVGDNISDIEAGLSAGVSHIFHVLTGHGAKHREEVDRLLQSLTQNVGEKARLYCVDSIAQVNPEVKAS, encoded by the coding sequence ATGTGCGATATTGTCCTCTCAGAATGGAAACTCTTTTACAGAGACTCTCCGACCTCAAGTTCTGCGTGCCCGGCTATCTTTCTGGATCGCGACGGAGTTATAATCGAAGATGTCAGCTATATAAGCGATCCTGAAGACGTTCGGCTGATAGCTGGGGTCGCCAAAACCATCGAAAACTTTCGATCTGCTGGCTTTAAAGTCGTAGTTGTAACAAATCAGTCCGGTGTGGCTCGCGGTTACTTTAATCGTGAAGCATATCTTCTCGTCGAAGGCAGGATACGGGAACTCCTCGGATCCAATGCGCCGGATGCAGTCTATGCATGCCCCTTTCACAGGGACGGCCATGCCCCCTACAACGTTGATCATAGCTGGCGCAAACCCGGGGACGGCATGCTTCGAACTGCTGCCGTGGATCTAAACCTGGATCTATCGAAATCAATCATGGTAGGCGATAACATCTCCGATATCGAAGCGGGTCTTTCAGCAGGCGTATCCCACATTTTTCATGTATTGACGGGGCATGGTGCCAAACATCGGGAGGAAGTAGATCGCCTGCTGCAATCTCTGACACAGAACGTCGGAGAGAAGGCGCGGCTATATTGTGTCGATTCAATTGCGCAGGTAAACCCGGAAGTTAAGGCCAGCTGA
- a CDS encoding ABC transporter permease, with protein MQPGITLEKIAKKRRTINALLIRELMQRFGHGNIGFMWLVGEPLILTVGVMIVWSLIYGEENHGVKVIPLVLTGYSMLTLWRHMVARFTHSFRHNSGLLFHRVIRPVDILIARGLLEAIGTLVAFFVAYVPLRLLDYIDPIDDYLVLLTAWFLMCVLTFGVALTISCLTELSDTLERFVQPVMYLLLPLTGAFYMVSWLPETAREIALLSPMVHANEMFRGGFFGAAVPTYWDAGYLALWALAVNAVGWSLVRKAQDHIEIE; from the coding sequence GTGCAGCCCGGCATAACGCTCGAGAAAATCGCCAAAAAACGACGCACTATCAACGCGTTGCTTATACGGGAATTGATGCAACGCTTTGGACACGGAAATATCGGTTTCATGTGGCTGGTCGGAGAGCCGCTGATATTGACGGTGGGTGTAATGATCGTGTGGTCGCTTATCTACGGGGAGGAGAATCATGGGGTCAAGGTTATCCCTCTTGTCTTAACGGGCTACAGCATGCTGACCCTGTGGCGTCACATGGTTGCGCGATTTACACATAGCTTCCGTCATAACTCAGGCCTGCTTTTCCATCGAGTAATCAGACCCGTAGACATTCTGATCGCCCGAGGGTTACTCGAAGCCATCGGAACACTGGTCGCTTTTTTCGTCGCATACGTTCCGCTGAGACTTCTGGATTATATTGATCCCATCGACGACTACCTTGTGCTGCTAACGGCGTGGTTCCTTATGTGTGTTCTGACGTTTGGCGTGGCGCTCACGATATCTTGCCTCACGGAACTCTCGGACACGTTGGAAAGATTTGTGCAACCAGTAATGTATCTGCTGCTACCTCTAACGGGGGCGTTCTATATGGTCAGCTGGCTGCCAGAAACGGCTAGAGAAATCGCTTTGCTATCACCTATGGTTCACGCAAACGAGATGTTCCGAGGGGGCTTTTTCGGAGCTGCTGTTCCCACCTATTGGGATGCAGGATATCTTGCACTATGGGCTTTGGCTGTGAACGCCGTGGGGTGGTCATTGGTGCGCAAAGCACAGGATCATATTGAGATTGAATGA
- a CDS encoding class I SAM-dependent methyltransferase, with amino-acid sequence MRKPVDYAFLGNGVGITRTHRGHRFFVSTNDFGLSPHVIMDGVWEQAIESSILTLLNEGDTVVEVGCNMGYHTIAMCDKIGRLGKLYGFEANPHVFDLLSLSIEYNDFRPVARLHNVAATDKEGEARFGFRQSQIGSGSLVPGKGMDSATDFITVKTKRLDDVLEDVSNVSLLRMDAEGSEPLIIRGARGVIERSPNLRIVMEWSVNMMSGAANTSDFIADLEQMGFRAWRIDGEAVFTPLQMSELENLPHCELAFSRTEITQPRREVVSAAAPATIGAPHHMMKLPPRRDDMKCKLCGSHATFKFGLPYNKRANHPIPNQPDDCWYYQCDNCNFLFTDALDYDKDHTEIYDETYWQNQDPDWYGRVTETFRLCALANELLKTRLDRAEILDFGSGIGGFIEMGRRSLNLNVWGTDIIPPKVGKEHFLPELGDRKFDIITACEVIEHLPNPREIFDFIRSHLKSPGVFAFQTAQWDPEVLDRNWWYLGPHNGHISLYSREGFTHVFKEMGGKERRLWNEYPGVQAWLFD; translated from the coding sequence ATGCGAAAACCTGTTGATTATGCATTTCTCGGCAATGGCGTCGGCATAACAAGAACGCATCGAGGCCACAGGTTCTTTGTGTCCACGAACGATTTCGGGCTTTCCCCCCACGTCATCATGGATGGTGTTTGGGAACAGGCGATTGAATCTTCGATACTGACTCTCTTAAACGAGGGTGACACTGTCGTCGAAGTCGGCTGCAATATGGGCTACCACACAATTGCGATGTGCGACAAAATTGGCAGATTGGGAAAGCTTTACGGCTTCGAAGCAAACCCGCATGTATTCGACCTGTTGTCGTTGAGCATTGAATACAACGACTTCAGACCGGTTGCGCGGCTCCATAACGTTGCGGCCACTGACAAGGAGGGTGAAGCTCGCTTCGGTTTTCGCCAATCACAGATCGGCAGTGGCAGTCTGGTGCCAGGCAAGGGTATGGACTCTGCAACCGACTTCATCACAGTAAAGACGAAACGCCTGGACGATGTGCTTGAGGACGTTAGCAACGTATCCCTGCTGCGCATGGATGCAGAAGGCTCCGAGCCCCTGATTATTCGCGGAGCACGTGGGGTCATCGAGCGGTCTCCGAATCTGCGTATCGTTATGGAATGGTCAGTGAACATGATGTCGGGCGCCGCTAATACTAGCGACTTCATCGCTGACCTCGAACAAATGGGCTTCAGGGCATGGCGCATCGATGGTGAAGCGGTGTTTACACCACTTCAAATGTCCGAACTCGAAAACCTCCCCCACTGCGAGCTGGCATTCTCACGCACCGAAATAACTCAACCACGCAGGGAGGTGGTTTCTGCTGCCGCCCCAGCAACCATAGGAGCCCCGCATCATATGATGAAATTGCCGCCGCGCCGTGACGATATGAAGTGCAAGCTCTGCGGCTCACATGCCACATTCAAATTTGGCCTGCCATATAACAAGCGTGCCAACCACCCGATACCTAATCAGCCGGATGATTGTTGGTATTACCAGTGTGACAACTGCAATTTCCTTTTCACCGATGCGCTCGACTACGATAAAGACCACACCGAAATCTATGACGAGACCTATTGGCAGAACCAAGATCCGGATTGGTATGGTCGTGTCACCGAAACGTTCCGGCTATGTGCGCTTGCAAATGAGCTGCTGAAGACACGCCTTGATCGTGCAGAAATCCTAGATTTCGGATCTGGTATTGGCGGATTTATTGAAATGGGGCGCCGGTCGCTAAATCTCAATGTCTGGGGGACGGACATTATTCCACCGAAAGTGGGGAAAGAGCACTTCCTGCCGGAACTCGGCGACCGAAAGTTTGACATCATCACAGCTTGCGAGGTGATAGAACATCTGCCGAATCCGCGCGAGATCTTCGACTTCATCCGTAGTCACCTGAAGTCGCCGGGCGTTTTTGCTTTCCAAACCGCGCAGTGGGACCCGGAGGTGCTCGACCGCAACTGGTGGTACCTGGGGCCGCATAACGGCCACATCTCGCTCTATAGCCGCGAAGGCTTCACGCATGTTTTCAAAGAGATGGGGGGAAAAGAGCGCCGATTGTGGAATGAGTATCCGGGCGTACAGGCTTGGCTATTCGACTGA
- a CDS encoding glycosyltransferase family 9 protein: MTNQLAADTNASIATLAEFFRVFLDETEFKEYRSAERVVANLKLQGNTVSGSPVVRPADCGRAISTLTEIFNNNQFYFRTGDPRHIDRFERLISELAEFCHKTYPSEALGADLLRARIKLFSGNPSAALEIVTRYVERPYLIEGGFEKALLVATVFGESHLQKGTLAKCDVSFVSWGRWLKSIGGGSTANRIAESLAPFVAVSPLDQSSSSVISRWIARLSGRYVRAKRDYNRWHLGARNWLESRICTILIATLFKLLSLQEKNKGPHSAAMDASSGRVLVTRAMGGIGDLLMMSPGLRILAQKTGQPVDFAIPKKFHPLFWNNPSVNLHDIEGPRLDIRAYMSWRNLSICPAGRYESANRPNAKKGRVELFALGMGVKKHEFERDTKKIDYFLSPEQRQFCEDYKKEHALGNRPIIGIQPYSRDSYKDHGKITEIIHSLSQAYDVLIFHHVRDGLPAGERIFSTAGQPLGNSLALVSILDVMVSVDSAFLHAAAAFDVPVVAMFGPTDGALFTQHHKRVKVLWKRQDFPCAPCWRNEDLPCPLTQTKMSLSRQQKEMSPCVNAITVDEVRASVIEMIATARENAAE; encoded by the coding sequence GTGACAAACCAACTAGCCGCCGATACCAATGCGAGTATTGCGACTCTCGCCGAATTCTTCCGAGTTTTTCTCGATGAAACGGAGTTCAAGGAGTACCGCTCCGCGGAGCGAGTCGTCGCAAATTTGAAATTGCAAGGGAACACGGTATCGGGTTCTCCAGTAGTACGGCCCGCCGACTGCGGCCGAGCAATTTCCACGCTCACGGAGATATTCAACAACAATCAGTTCTACTTTCGTACGGGCGACCCACGACATATTGATCGCTTCGAACGTCTGATATCCGAGCTCGCGGAGTTCTGTCACAAAACGTATCCATCAGAGGCGCTTGGTGCTGATTTATTGCGCGCACGGATTAAGTTGTTCTCCGGTAACCCGTCCGCGGCGCTTGAAATCGTCACACGTTATGTGGAGAGGCCCTACCTTATTGAAGGAGGCTTTGAAAAAGCACTATTGGTGGCGACTGTCTTCGGAGAGTCTCATTTGCAGAAGGGAACGCTCGCCAAATGCGATGTGTCATTTGTTAGTTGGGGGCGCTGGCTCAAGAGTATCGGGGGTGGCTCGACCGCTAACCGAATTGCCGAAAGCTTGGCCCCCTTCGTTGCCGTTAGTCCTCTCGACCAAAGTTCCTCCAGTGTGATCTCCAGATGGATTGCGCGCCTGTCCGGAAGGTATGTTAGGGCAAAACGAGATTACAACCGCTGGCATCTCGGCGCCCGAAACTGGTTGGAGTCGCGTATCTGTACTATATTGATCGCCACTCTATTTAAGCTGTTGAGCCTGCAAGAGAAAAATAAGGGGCCGCACAGTGCGGCTATGGACGCATCCAGTGGGCGCGTTCTCGTAACGCGGGCGATGGGGGGCATTGGAGATCTCTTGATGATGTCCCCGGGGCTAAGGATACTCGCACAAAAAACGGGCCAGCCGGTAGACTTTGCGATACCGAAGAAGTTCCATCCCTTGTTTTGGAACAATCCCAGCGTGAATCTCCATGACATTGAGGGTCCGCGCTTGGATATCCGAGCTTATATGTCTTGGAGGAATCTGTCGATTTGTCCTGCTGGCCGATACGAGAGCGCCAATCGACCTAATGCTAAAAAGGGCCGCGTCGAGTTGTTTGCACTTGGAATGGGGGTCAAGAAGCATGAATTCGAGCGAGATACCAAGAAGATCGATTATTTTCTAAGTCCTGAACAACGGCAGTTCTGTGAAGACTACAAGAAAGAGCATGCGCTTGGAAACCGGCCGATTATTGGTATTCAGCCATATTCGCGCGATAGCTACAAAGATCATGGCAAAATCACTGAGATTATCCATTCCCTTTCTCAAGCCTACGATGTCTTAATTTTTCACCATGTCCGGGACGGATTGCCTGCGGGGGAGCGGATTTTCTCCACAGCAGGTCAACCCTTAGGGAACTCTCTTGCACTAGTTTCGATACTCGACGTGATGGTGAGCGTTGACTCGGCGTTTCTGCATGCCGCGGCGGCGTTCGATGTTCCGGTGGTGGCCATGTTTGGCCCGACCGACGGGGCATTGTTCACGCAACATCACAAGCGCGTCAAAGTACTCTGGAAGCGCCAAGACTTTCCTTGTGCTCCATGTTGGCGAAATGAGGACCTACCCTGTCCGCTGACACAAACCAAGATGTCACTATCTCGGCAGCAAAAAGAAATGAGTCCATGCGTAAATGCCATAACGGTAGATGAAGTTAGGGCGAGCGTCATTGAAATGATTGCGACGGCTCGAGAAAACGCCGCCGAATAG
- a CDS encoding transposase, giving the protein MSTSVERGRRWSREDKERLVAATFEPQASILEIARSAGMWPGLSASEKGALPN; this is encoded by the coding sequence GTGAGCACGTCGGTCGAGCGTGGCCGGCGGTGGTCTCGGGAGGACAAGGAACGGCTTGTTGCAGCGACATTCGAGCCGCAGGCAAGTATTTTGGAGATCGCCCGATCGGCCGGCATGTGGCCGGGCCTTTCCGCTAGCGAAAAGGGAGCTCTGCCAAATTGA
- a CDS encoding ABC transporter ATP-binding protein, which translates to MVAPIATDIVPYGNRSIALQNIRKTYHTPTGPKTVLDGVSFDIKKGEKIAVLGRNGAGKSTLVKLIGGVERPTSGTIQRGMSMSWPLAFGGGFEPSMTGLDNIRFIARLYNRPIEETIEAVDDFAELGRNLIMPVKSYSSGMRARLAFALTLAIDFDCMLIDEVISVGDQRFHRKCHDALFVQRKHCSMILVSHDIAIIKSYCNKALVLKGGRGRVFTDVDFAVDIYSTL; encoded by the coding sequence ATTGTTGCGCCCATCGCCACCGATATCGTGCCCTATGGCAACAGGAGCATAGCGCTCCAGAATATTAGGAAAACATATCATACGCCCACCGGCCCCAAAACGGTTCTTGACGGTGTCTCTTTTGATATCAAGAAGGGAGAGAAAATTGCCGTTTTGGGTCGCAATGGAGCCGGCAAATCCACTCTCGTGAAATTGATTGGGGGAGTCGAGAGGCCAACGAGTGGCACCATCCAACGTGGAATGAGCATGTCGTGGCCGCTGGCGTTCGGCGGGGGATTTGAGCCGTCCATGACGGGCCTGGACAATATCCGATTCATTGCAAGACTCTATAATCGTCCGATAGAGGAAACGATAGAGGCAGTGGATGATTTTGCAGAACTTGGTCGCAATCTCATCATGCCCGTGAAGTCGTATTCCTCGGGCATGAGAGCGCGGTTGGCGTTTGCGCTTACACTAGCGATAGACTTTGACTGTATGTTAATTGACGAGGTAATATCGGTCGGCGATCAACGCTTTCATCGGAAGTGCCATGACGCGCTATTTGTTCAGCGAAAACATTGTTCAATGATCTTGGTTAGTCACGATATTGCAATAATAAAATCTTACTGCAATAAAGCCTTAGTACTGAAGGGTGGTCGTGGTCGTGTTTTCACTGACGTGGATTTCGCCGTAGACATTTATTCGACTTTATAA